From Ignavibacteria bacterium, one genomic window encodes:
- a CDS encoding T9SS type A sorting domain-containing protein has product MITTIRIVSVHLFVVSLFFAAPVISQVHRVLPFTIVSPVAVTEHDGSLVVSFANGQIAVADSLSGYTLIRTPDGDYVSDVVSSKGKLWIRTSQGWIRCTADNGASWISTERQFRTLNSSDAGDVVASNDEQVVLLRSTMSAIDQDVVRTLKDNLWFRDVIVQGDTIVGIDPSGTALYSAGNGEDLIRTPLLEDSYRRLTLDRRGRLYAVTDMARLYVQGNSVRDQMKMALENGTNYRVLSTVKQTTEDGTIDLVVVVQQRSGNGFASTMVAFSEDMPRFTIFPDTLANFNVGTIVDSVVYIARMEGGLFYSVRDKWHQVSGTLSSELRSANHFAEFSSAQVKVLRYSFEMPTWPAQLTVFADEALAAKFNSYDEPKMDSIGAVSMFDQSPTSGCLIAGTKGLAYATNVNSSWDSRLKGEIGALLRLKDAGVIASLGGNRVALSRDNGVDWRTYVLSGIFGGFYRAREIGKFFALDGGFGSYVITRDPTADTLVPLRLVNNSFAIGASGDTVLSVGMYKGFPQPNTGRIVFRRNVGTQILDSNVVSIEKPVNLLSLKILQLPNGVLLYDRIESRMILIRNQEIVRDVTLPWSLREPFQSSTSTSAAIWHPSLLVRCVPDLGVWDTIDLEDYFGSTTIVDQFDLDRNQTRCRPNPVSETIYFDIGEFGTAGRRDATLKLFTLDGKLERDYSAQLSIDNSSKGLDSLALDVSGISTGSYLIVFCWPKGVRSTKVVIER; this is encoded by the coding sequence ATGATTACAACCATAAGAATTGTGTCCGTCCACTTGTTTGTGGTTTCTTTGTTCTTTGCAGCGCCTGTTATCAGCCAGGTCCATAGGGTCTTGCCATTCACAATCGTGAGCCCTGTGGCAGTTACTGAACACGATGGTTCACTAGTGGTTTCCTTTGCAAATGGGCAAATCGCTGTAGCGGACTCATTGTCAGGTTACACTTTGATTAGAACCCCGGATGGAGATTACGTCAGCGACGTCGTGTCAAGCAAAGGGAAGCTATGGATTCGAACATCACAGGGGTGGATTAGGTGCACGGCTGATAATGGAGCTTCGTGGATATCCACGGAGAGGCAATTCCGGACTTTGAATTCTAGCGATGCAGGTGACGTGGTGGCCTCGAATGACGAGCAAGTCGTCCTCTTGCGATCGACAATGAGTGCTATAGATCAAGATGTAGTCAGGACACTAAAAGACAATCTGTGGTTTCGTGACGTCATCGTTCAAGGTGACACCATTGTTGGTATCGACCCAAGTGGAACAGCACTCTACTCAGCCGGTAATGGGGAGGACCTGATTCGTACCCCATTACTTGAAGACTCATATCGTCGACTAACACTTGATCGAAGAGGACGGCTTTATGCTGTTACCGACATGGCGAGACTTTACGTGCAAGGGAACAGTGTCAGAGATCAAATGAAAATGGCGTTGGAGAATGGAACAAACTATCGCGTACTCAGTACCGTAAAACAGACAACTGAAGACGGTACAATAGATCTAGTAGTTGTGGTGCAACAAAGGTCTGGCAACGGATTCGCCTCTACCATGGTTGCGTTTAGTGAAGATATGCCACGGTTCACGATCTTCCCGGACACACTTGCAAATTTTAACGTTGGAACTATTGTCGACTCCGTTGTTTATATAGCAAGAATGGAGGGCGGTCTGTTTTACTCTGTGCGAGATAAGTGGCACCAGGTATCTGGAACGCTTTCTTCCGAACTGAGGAGCGCTAATCACTTCGCGGAGTTCTCGAGTGCCCAAGTTAAAGTGTTGCGTTACTCTTTTGAAATGCCGACTTGGCCTGCCCAACTAACTGTCTTTGCAGACGAAGCTTTGGCCGCCAAATTCAATTCTTATGATGAGCCTAAAATGGACTCTATTGGGGCAGTGTCCATGTTTGATCAGTCTCCAACGTCGGGATGCCTTATTGCTGGAACCAAGGGCCTAGCGTATGCCACTAATGTAAATTCTAGCTGGGACAGTCGCCTAAAAGGCGAGATAGGAGCTCTGTTAAGATTAAAAGATGCAGGCGTTATTGCGTCTTTAGGTGGGAATCGAGTGGCTCTTTCGCGTGACAATGGTGTGGACTGGCGCACTTATGTCCTCTCTGGCATTTTCGGGGGGTTCTATCGTGCGCGAGAGATTGGAAAGTTCTTTGCCCTCGATGGTGGATTTGGATCCTATGTCATAACTCGAGATCCGACTGCCGATACCTTGGTGCCTCTACGACTGGTTAATAACTCGTTTGCAATTGGCGCCTCAGGTGATACAGTTCTTAGCGTAGGAATGTACAAAGGATTTCCACAGCCGAATACTGGCAGAATCGTGTTTCGCAGGAATGTCGGCACTCAAATACTCGATTCAAATGTTGTTAGCATTGAGAAGCCAGTCAACCTGTTATCATTAAAGATACTCCAACTTCCAAATGGAGTTCTGTTGTATGATCGTATTGAATCGAGAATGATCTTGATTCGAAATCAAGAAATTGTCCGAGATGTGACTCTTCCTTGGTCTCTTAGAGAGCCGTTTCAATCGAGTACTTCCACAAGTGCCGCCATATGGCATCCCTCCTTACTTGTTCGCTGCGTACCAGACCTGGGCGTCTGGGACACGATTGATTTAGAAGACTACTTTGGGTCTACTACCATTGTTGATCAGTTTGATTTAGATCGAAATCAAACCAGATGTAGGCCGAATCCGGTTTCGGAAACTATCTATTTCGATATTGGTGAGTTCGGAACTGCTGGCAGGAGAGATGCGACACTAAAACTCTTCACGTTGGACGGAAAACTTGAACGAGATTATTCGGCACAACTTTCAATCGATAATAGCAGCAAAGGACTTGATTCTCTAGCCTTAGATGTATCCGGGATTTCCACTGGTTCATATCTCATTGTTTTTTGTTGGCCGAAAGGTGTACGCTCTACCAAAGTGGTGATTGAGCGATAG
- a CDS encoding DDE-type integrase/transposase/recombinase: MLRNEGEIITHKTVERLMRAEGLHASRKRRYRPTTDSTRTLGPAPNLLQRAFNVPVIDRVWVSDFTELPCRNGKAYAVAIMDLCSRRILGITVSHNMQTRTLIHTLNQACHVRRSRPTEPIVFHSDQGVSTTQIHSEQNWQSATFNRA; the protein is encoded by the coding sequence GTGCTGCGTAATGAAGGCGAGATCATTACGCACAAGACCGTCGAGCGGTTGATGCGCGCAGAGGGCTTGCATGCAAGCCGCAAGCGGCGATACCGTCCGACGACCGATTCAACGCGTACTCTCGGTCCGGCACCGAATCTGCTGCAACGAGCATTCAACGTTCCGGTGATTGATCGTGTATGGGTCAGTGACTTCACCGAGTTGCCGTGTCGTAACGGTAAAGCTTATGCAGTGGCAATTATGGACTTGTGCTCGCGACGTATTCTCGGCATCACCGTCTCGCACAACATGCAAACGAGAACGCTCATTCATACGCTGAATCAAGCGTGTCATGTTCGGCGTTCACGGCCAACAGAACCGATCGTGTTTCATTCAGACCAAGGAGTCAGTACAACGCAGATACATTCAGAACAGAACTGGCAAAGCGCAACTTTCAACAGAGCATGA
- a CDS encoding transposase, producing MSGRGNCYDNAPMESFWARMKTELKHEMLFDDLRHARGCVYRWTHLFYNRQRLHSGINHLTPVQFEEELISQQRDQPTCL from the coding sequence ATGAGTGGTAGAGGCAACTGCTACGACAACGCGCCGATGGAGTCCTTCTGGGCTCGTATGAAGACAGAGCTAAAGCACGAAATGCTGTTTGATGACCTGCGCCATGCGCGTGGATGCGTCTATCGATGGACGCATCTCTTCTACAATCGCCAGCGGCTACATTCCGGCATCAATCATTTGACGCCAGTACAATTCGAAGAAGAGCTAATTTCACAACAACGAGATCAACCTACCTGTCTATGA
- a CDS encoding choice-of-anchor D domain-containing protein has product MSAWIRVLLITVFAMLSVPVQAQFPPACDSRKDCIGQAVTFSVTSGRNAHFLELLRNPVRARQTAMTFEMWVRVDRQAGLRQYLAGLWGPNSDFNDVFVLYIDQNDQLTFEVNSDVATLQSVDNTIVSTSAQALYSGWHHIAAVFDGATQSVSLYIDGAIAAGPVTNPTYPAQYLKPLDRPDLPLLIGSFNGMADNQNLYRTLLGQVDEIRIWDKVLTASEINCQKDRSLNGNEAGLRAYLRCNEPLNNINNCCDATGNGHTGQLRSGASNKASTRVAPRTLTVSPASIKEEIKCDTTKSWTFVLSDTSACGSAAALVMRGPEAANFTVAPTSVTLTPGVPVSVTVTYRGVNVGSIIDTLEVRPTNRCGLPNTRIRFELNRITEVGISRGRIAYDSLWVGCTTTPYIDSLLQICNTSDQLGQPRTLTISNMAAKEPLGYRVVGVTFPLVLAPGQCTTVVVRCLVRDTTADYLDTLQIFSDDRCQRTPLRVALAGRSQEVISIRSSDGQSRVDTMRFEPTCPGLLSSPKNYTWQNLTLTPIQIDTIIVPPDFTHYRIRLPFALNPKTGYPPNAVRFLPRQPGVVFDSIVIRTKIQGCVVEKKLYVTGRGLDNKVEWSVNGLVDFGNVIVGQQRTLSVTARNNSKFDALNVALYVERGESFALLNGTGRNIRPGDSTVIPVTFRPTDSLQYIDRLCLFETRCYTVDCIDLKGKGILQTFRPSPLVLETQNVIACSEREDSVYIVNLSNQTATIDSLTFVDQSGGRLTVLDPPLPWVNKAITIPARDSVLFKTRYRPNDVTQDRADRAYIRYRSIDRAEWQVQIIGTSATPKLFVTQLTAFGIAEVGDVRQAQVIVENTSSLPVRLDSLSIGAGFVILGTSRPLPLTLAPRDSIRVDIEFRPDAARTFDADLIAYSSDPCVIRGVGKLNGRGVILKLESALSLVNFGYVRPCECIERTIELLNGSQVFDMTVDSMWIDSTGVPGGKPQFYTWRSKFSPTGAVPYTIPPGERDTVILSFCPRTPAETAQMECRAALHVKAFGSQWSAELETFLIGKRALTFRPTPSSIQFPSGVVDVLSPTALSVVVKIPDFTLNPGQDRVVIDSITFEPNERVFFLDAPLTFPQTIDPGDSLVITLRQRPRAPRDYRARMKLWMSTPCVGWDTTVLVRGAGFAQTKGLRFAYDLNRSLPDTFAMVSCDTLAVPIYSSITIDASVVDIGMRVDVDSTQLRLLDVTAPVIGSFCTSATGGVQYSPSLTFAPSPYGGQQLTLKNFCRIDSLSPFAVMRFVTVSNNRANSRLTIDSINFDTEDVILYRLIATGDRGTILALKSDINISQPTAFDSVRILDCADRTITVFNTGDITNTLDQMLDLPAYTTVLSSVPALGDSVLAGDSAVVTLRFCPRMERSVDTNVIAVSAFPCEVRDTTAVTGFGYAPELDVALAPTRTLFIPDSLTGVIGDTIEVPVMIEKDISATYNGVTYFMNGLNFDVVVDHAPRSLKYIDASFVAEPNATTITPTLGSVLIEVRGADTIAAGPIATLRYVAMVPEVQSTDITVSSSGFVSDSLQFLDILPTGGRAPFVTGGKCEITVVKFSTVGTPRMNIHPQPVHDDAVVTFRMQETVPVTLEIIDARGQVVKNLLDGSVVLTGGEYSVRVGTADMSSGIYFVRIGAGVFSSVSSFIIAK; this is encoded by the coding sequence ATGAGCGCATGGATTCGCGTTCTCCTCATCACAGTCTTTGCCATGCTTTCTGTGCCAGTTCAGGCGCAGTTCCCGCCTGCGTGTGATTCGCGCAAGGACTGCATAGGGCAGGCCGTAACGTTCAGCGTTACGAGTGGACGGAATGCTCACTTTCTAGAGCTTCTTCGCAATCCTGTAAGGGCCAGACAAACGGCCATGACATTTGAGATGTGGGTACGTGTGGACCGTCAGGCCGGTCTGCGCCAGTATCTCGCCGGACTCTGGGGTCCGAACAGTGATTTCAACGACGTCTTCGTTCTCTACATCGATCAAAACGACCAGCTCACGTTTGAGGTCAACAGCGATGTTGCAACGCTGCAAAGCGTGGACAATACCATCGTCAGCACCAGCGCTCAGGCGCTCTACTCCGGTTGGCATCACATCGCTGCCGTGTTCGACGGGGCTACACAAAGTGTCTCGCTCTATATCGATGGTGCGATCGCTGCTGGACCGGTAACGAATCCAACCTACCCAGCACAATACCTGAAGCCCCTTGACAGACCGGATCTGCCGTTGCTGATCGGTTCGTTCAATGGTATGGCCGATAATCAGAATCTCTATCGCACCTTACTTGGTCAGGTTGATGAGATCCGTATCTGGGATAAAGTACTAACGGCATCAGAGATCAACTGTCAGAAGGATCGTTCGCTCAATGGCAACGAGGCCGGACTCCGTGCCTACCTGCGTTGTAACGAACCGCTCAACAACATCAATAACTGTTGTGATGCAACAGGCAATGGTCACACGGGTCAGCTGCGTTCAGGAGCATCGAACAAGGCTTCTACTCGGGTTGCTCCGCGAACACTCACGGTAAGTCCCGCGTCGATCAAGGAAGAGATCAAATGTGATACAACAAAGTCGTGGACCTTTGTACTGAGCGACACATCAGCCTGCGGCAGCGCTGCTGCTCTTGTGATGCGCGGTCCGGAAGCAGCGAACTTCACGGTTGCACCTACAAGTGTTACGCTCACGCCGGGTGTACCAGTTTCCGTCACTGTAACATATCGCGGTGTGAACGTTGGCAGCATCATCGATACACTCGAAGTGCGTCCAACCAATCGATGCGGACTTCCGAACACGCGCATTCGATTTGAGCTCAATCGTATCACAGAGGTTGGTATATCGCGCGGACGTATCGCCTACGATTCATTGTGGGTAGGGTGTACCACTACGCCATACATCGACTCTCTTCTGCAGATCTGTAATACGTCGGATCAGCTAGGTCAGCCACGTACCCTTACCATCAGCAACATGGCGGCCAAGGAGCCCCTTGGATATCGAGTTGTTGGTGTGACCTTCCCACTCGTGCTAGCTCCCGGACAATGCACAACGGTTGTTGTCCGCTGTCTTGTGCGAGACACCACGGCGGACTATCTCGATACGCTGCAGATCTTCTCCGATGATCGGTGTCAGCGCACACCTCTACGTGTTGCTCTTGCGGGGCGCTCACAAGAAGTGATCTCAATCCGTTCCTCAGATGGCCAGAGCAGGGTTGATACAATGAGATTCGAGCCAACCTGTCCTGGACTCTTGAGCTCACCGAAGAACTATACGTGGCAGAATCTAACCCTCACGCCAATTCAGATCGATACGATCATCGTACCGCCGGATTTCACGCATTACCGCATACGTTTGCCCTTCGCGCTCAATCCTAAAACAGGGTACCCACCAAATGCCGTGAGGTTCTTGCCACGTCAGCCGGGCGTGGTCTTTGACTCCATCGTCATACGAACGAAGATCCAAGGTTGTGTGGTAGAGAAGAAGCTTTACGTTACCGGGCGTGGTCTCGACAACAAGGTTGAATGGTCGGTGAACGGCCTCGTGGACTTCGGGAATGTGATCGTTGGTCAACAACGTACACTCAGCGTAACGGCACGCAACAACAGCAAGTTCGATGCACTCAATGTTGCACTCTATGTTGAAAGGGGCGAGTCATTCGCCTTGTTGAACGGTACGGGTCGCAACATCCGTCCAGGGGATTCCACGGTGATCCCTGTTACGTTCCGCCCAACTGATTCACTTCAGTACATCGACCGACTCTGTCTGTTTGAAACACGCTGCTACACGGTGGACTGCATCGACCTTAAGGGGAAGGGCATCCTTCAGACCTTCCGTCCGAGTCCGCTCGTACTGGAAACACAGAACGTGATCGCCTGCTCCGAGCGTGAAGATTCTGTCTACATCGTAAACCTGTCCAATCAAACAGCAACGATCGATTCATTGACCTTCGTTGATCAGAGTGGTGGACGTCTTACCGTGCTCGATCCGCCACTTCCGTGGGTGAACAAGGCCATCACCATTCCTGCCCGCGACTCAGTATTGTTCAAAACACGATATCGTCCGAATGACGTAACGCAGGACCGTGCGGATCGTGCCTATATCCGTTATCGTTCCATTGATCGTGCAGAGTGGCAGGTACAGATCATCGGCACATCGGCAACGCCGAAGTTGTTCGTTACGCAGCTTACAGCGTTTGGTATCGCTGAGGTTGGAGACGTACGTCAGGCACAGGTGATCGTAGAGAATACATCATCGTTGCCAGTGAGACTGGACAGTCTTTCCATCGGTGCCGGTTTTGTGATCCTCGGTACAAGTCGCCCCCTGCCCCTTACCCTTGCTCCGCGTGATTCTATCCGAGTGGATATTGAATTCCGTCCGGATGCCGCACGTACGTTCGATGCAGACCTCATTGCCTACTCGTCTGACCCGTGTGTGATCCGTGGTGTTGGAAAACTGAATGGTCGAGGTGTTATCCTCAAACTCGAAAGTGCCTTGAGTCTTGTGAACTTCGGCTATGTGCGTCCGTGTGAGTGTATTGAACGGACGATCGAACTTCTCAATGGTTCGCAGGTCTTTGACATGACCGTTGATTCGATGTGGATCGATTCAACCGGTGTGCCTGGTGGCAAACCGCAGTTTTATACATGGAGGTCAAAGTTCTCTCCAACGGGTGCAGTGCCGTATACGATCCCACCGGGAGAGAGAGACACCGTGATCCTTTCGTTCTGTCCGCGCACACCTGCAGAGACGGCACAGATGGAGTGTAGAGCTGCCTTGCACGTAAAGGCGTTTGGCTCTCAATGGAGTGCTGAACTCGAGACCTTCCTGATCGGGAAGAGGGCCCTCACCTTCAGACCAACACCGTCATCGATCCAGTTCCCGTCGGGAGTTGTTGATGTGCTGAGTCCAACAGCGTTGAGTGTTGTTGTGAAGATCCCTGATTTCACGTTGAACCCTGGTCAGGATAGGGTAGTGATCGACTCGATCACTTTTGAACCCAACGAGCGTGTCTTCTTCCTCGACGCGCCACTCACCTTCCCACAGACGATCGATCCGGGTGACTCCCTTGTTATCACATTGCGTCAGCGCCCACGAGCCCCTCGCGACTACCGTGCACGCATGAAGCTGTGGATGAGCACTCCATGTGTTGGCTGGGATACAACGGTCCTCGTACGCGGAGCCGGTTTTGCTCAAACAAAGGGGCTTCGTTTTGCCTACGATCTCAACAGGTCACTGCCCGACACCTTCGCCATGGTGTCCTGTGATACGTTAGCAGTGCCTATCTACAGCTCCATCACCATCGATGCCTCGGTGGTAGATATCGGAATGCGTGTTGATGTTGATTCAACACAGCTGCGCTTGTTGGATGTTACGGCTCCGGTGATCGGAAGCTTCTGTACATCGGCAACAGGGGGCGTGCAGTATAGTCCGTCTCTGACCTTTGCACCGTCTCCGTACGGCGGACAACAACTCACGCTCAAGAACTTCTGTCGGATCGATTCGCTCTCTCCTTTCGCCGTGATGCGATTTGTAACCGTCAGCAACAATCGTGCGAACAGCAGACTCACCATCGACAGTATCAACTTCGATACAGAGGATGTGATCCTGTACCGACTCATTGCTACGGGTGATCGTGGTACCATCCTTGCCTTGAAGTCCGACATCAACATCTCGCAGCCAACAGCCTTCGACTCAGTGCGTATTCTCGACTGTGCGGATCGTACGATCACGGTCTTCAATACAGGCGACATCACCAATACGCTCGACCAGATGCTTGATCTGCCGGCGTATACCACGGTACTCAGCTCCGTCCCGGCACTGGGAGATTCGGTGCTCGCCGGCGATTCCGCCGTTGTTACGCTCCGCTTCTGTCCACGAATGGAGCGGTCCGTAGATACCAACGTGATCGCTGTGAGCGCCTTCCCATGCGAAGTGCGAGACACAACAGCTGTAACCGGTTTCGGCTACGCTCCCGAGCTGGATGTCGCACTCGCACCAACACGTACACTCTTTATCCCGGATTCCCTCACAGGTGTGATCGGTGATACTATTGAAGTTCCGGTGATGATCGAGAAGGACATCTCGGCCACCTACAATGGCGTTACCTACTTCATGAATGGCTTGAACTTCGATGTTGTGGTGGACCATGCGCCCCGTTCCTTGAAGTATATCGATGCCTCGTTTGTGGCTGAGCCAAATGCAACCACGATCACACCAACCTTGGGCTCGGTGCTCATTGAAGTGCGTGGTGCGGATACCATCGCTGCCGGACCGATAGCCACGCTGCGATATGTTGCCATGGTTCCTGAGGTGCAATCCACCGACATCACTGTTTCCTCGAGTGGGTTTGTGTCGGACTCCTTGCAGTTCCTCGACATTCTTCCTACAGGGGGCAGGGCACCATTCGTCACCGGCGGCAAGTGTGAGATCACCGTTGTGAAGTTCTCTACGGTTGGCACACCGCGCATGAACATCCATCCGCAGCCTGTGCACGATGATGCCGTTGTGACCTTCCGCATGCAGGAGACCGTTCCTGTAACGTTGGAGATCATCGATGCACGAGGTCAGGTTGTGAAGAACCTCCTCGATGGCTCTGTGGTTCTGACAGGGGGCGAGTACAGCGTCCGCGTTGGCACCGCCGATATGTCAAGCGGGATCTACTTCGTCCGCATCGGTGCAGGCGTCTTTAGCTCCGTGTCTTCCTTCATCATCGCAAAGTGA
- a CDS encoding NAD(P)/FAD-dependent oxidoreductase codes for MDVVDVIILGAGAAGLHCAAFAASTGKRVVVLEHNDKPGKKIRISGGGRCNFTNREVTHRNMISQNPNFARSALSRYTPQDFIDLIEKHKITWHEKKLGQLFCDDSAQQIIDMLIAECEAVKVELHYNVTVRLVSHSDHFIVVTDEGDLHARNVVVATGGLSIPALGASNLGYRIASHFGLPIVPTAPALVPLTFPPSFGARWKGLSGISVDANVTSGDISFRENILFTHKGLSGPAILQISSYLGDDQTFELDVLPDDSLSSLVEDLPGEKRHLATILSQRLAQRVLDQWNDPTLDRPVNSVPKKQLEACIQNFKRWSLTANGNEGYAKAEVTKGGVDTSCLSSKTMECTTVPGLFFIGEVMDITGWLGGYNFQWAWSSAYAAGMAIAGE; via the coding sequence ATCGATGTTGTCGACGTGATCATCCTTGGCGCAGGAGCTGCCGGGCTGCACTGTGCTGCATTCGCGGCATCAACAGGGAAACGTGTTGTTGTGCTCGAGCACAATGACAAGCCCGGAAAGAAGATCCGTATCTCAGGGGGTGGACGGTGCAACTTCACTAATCGTGAGGTAACACATCGGAACATGATCTCGCAGAATCCCAACTTCGCACGTTCTGCATTATCGAGATACACACCGCAAGACTTCATCGACCTCATCGAAAAACACAAGATCACTTGGCACGAGAAGAAGCTGGGTCAGCTCTTCTGTGACGACTCAGCCCAACAGATCATCGACATGCTCATTGCCGAATGTGAGGCAGTGAAGGTTGAGTTGCACTACAACGTCACCGTTCGACTCGTCTCCCATAGTGATCACTTCATTGTTGTCACCGACGAAGGTGATCTCCATGCGCGCAATGTTGTTGTTGCAACCGGCGGTTTGAGTATCCCCGCACTTGGTGCATCCAATCTCGGTTACCGCATCGCATCACACTTCGGACTACCGATCGTTCCAACAGCACCGGCATTGGTGCCCCTTACCTTCCCTCCATCATTTGGGGCGAGATGGAAGGGGCTTTCCGGGATCAGTGTTGATGCCAACGTCACTTCCGGCGACATCTCCTTCCGCGAGAACATCCTCTTTACGCATAAGGGGCTGAGCGGTCCGGCCATCCTTCAGATCTCATCGTATCTCGGTGATGATCAGACCTTTGAACTCGATGTATTGCCGGACGATTCCCTGAGCAGTCTTGTTGAGGATCTTCCCGGTGAGAAACGTCACCTCGCAACCATTCTCTCGCAACGCCTGGCTCAGCGCGTTCTTGATCAGTGGAACGACCCAACGCTGGATCGGCCGGTAAACTCCGTTCCCAAGAAGCAGCTCGAAGCATGCATCCAGAACTTCAAACGATGGTCGCTCACAGCCAACGGCAACGAAGGCTATGCAAAGGCAGAGGTCACCAAGGGTGGAGTAGACACCTCATGTCTGTCATCGAAGACCATGGAGTGCACCACCGTACCCGGACTCTTCTTCATCGGAGAAGTAATGGACATCACCGGCTGGCTTGGCGGGTATAACTTCCAATGGGCCTGGTCGAGTGCGTATGCGGCGGGGATGGCGATAGCGGGGGAGTAG
- a CDS encoding transposase: protein MEKGKRGYRYDEAFKREAIALVIEKHIPLSNAAKQLGVAEETLRQWIAKSGLKQHADEQKSDAQRIRELERDLKQARMERDILKEAVGIFVPRPK, encoded by the coding sequence ATGGAAAAGGGAAAACGGGGATACCGTTATGACGAGGCGTTCAAACGAGAAGCAATCGCCCTGGTCATCGAGAAACACATCCCGCTATCGAATGCAGCCAAGCAACTCGGAGTTGCCGAAGAGACGCTGCGACAGTGGATCGCCAAGTCTGGTTTGAAGCAACACGCTGACGAACAGAAGTCGGATGCGCAGCGTATTCGCGAGCTGGAGCGTGATCTCAAGCAGGCCAGGATGGAGCGCGACATCCTAAAGGAGGCAGTCGGTATCTTCGTTCCACGCCCGAAATGA